Proteins co-encoded in one Thermoanaerobaculia bacterium genomic window:
- a CDS encoding phosphoribosylanthranilate isomerase, producing MGPLAFPVVQIAGIRDEAEAGLLVECGVDWLGFPLRLPVHAPDVSEGEAARIIRGIPFPARAVLITYLDDAGEIAAFARKLGVRIVQLHGDIGIAALERLKTIDPELSIVKSLVVGRSDVAGLEAGLRVLSPFADAFITDTFDPASGAWGATGKTHDWEISRRLVEVSPRPVILAGGLTPENVAEAIRRVRPAGVDSHTGVEDASGRKSRDRVIRFVAKARDAFGPASPGS from the coding sequence ATGGGGCCGCTCGCATTTCCGGTCGTCCAGATCGCGGGCATCCGGGACGAGGCCGAAGCCGGGCTCCTCGTCGAGTGCGGAGTCGACTGGCTCGGATTCCCGCTCCGCCTTCCCGTTCACGCGCCGGACGTGAGCGAAGGGGAAGCCGCGCGGATCATCCGCGGGATTCCGTTTCCGGCGCGCGCCGTCCTGATCACGTACCTCGACGACGCCGGGGAGATCGCGGCGTTCGCCCGGAAACTCGGTGTTCGCATCGTCCAGCTCCACGGAGACATCGGCATCGCCGCCCTCGAGCGGCTGAAGACGATCGACCCGGAGCTCTCGATCGTGAAGAGCCTCGTCGTCGGACGAAGCGATGTCGCCGGGCTCGAAGCCGGTCTTCGCGTCCTCTCGCCGTTCGCCGACGCGTTCATCACCGACACGTTCGATCCGGCGTCCGGAGCGTGGGGGGCGACGGGAAAGACGCACGACTGGGAGATCAGCCGCCGCCTCGTCGAGGTCTCCCCGCGCCCCGTGATCCTCGCCGGCGGGCTGACGCCCGAGAACGTGGCCGAAGCGATCCGCCGCGTCCGTCCCGCCGGCGTCGATTCGCACACGGGAGTCGAGGACGCATCCGGGCGAAAGAGCCGGGACAGGGTCATCCGTTTCGTCGCGAAGGCCAGGGACGCGTTCGGGCCGGCTTCCCCGGGATCGTGA